From the Triticum urartu cultivar G1812 chromosome 4, Tu2.1, whole genome shotgun sequence genome, the window CTTTGGTTTCCATGCGCGCTAATTTCTCGGGTGTTGTTGAAGAAGCTCCGTCTCTCTTATAGCTGGTAAGTTCTTAATTTTATCCATCTTCATATTATGTTTCTCTTTTAGAGATTGGTTTTAGGTTCGATGCTTTGGCTAGGATTTCGTGCGTTTATGTACTTTCTGTCTCAAGTTTTAAGAGTATCGTTAGCTCGTGCGCCTATTCTTTCTGTTGGAAAAGGGCCGGGGAACTTTGTTTCAGCCAGGCGCGCTAATTTGcccaatttttattttttgggGGCTCGGTGAAATTTTGCATCTTCGCACAAGTATGCCTGATTCTGTTTCCTAACTTCCTATGCGCAGCTCTTGGTCGAGGAGATAGGAACTCAGGAGAAAGACATGGCGGAGGAACCCGGTGCAACTTCTAGATACTATTGCCACATGTGCTCGGTGATCGTAAGGCCAGAGCTGGGCGTCGAGGAGGTCAAGTGCCCGCACTGCCGTTCCGGATTCGTGGAGGAGATGGCCGATGGCCGGCGGAGCAGCAACGCCGTGGGAGACCGTGGTACTACTGCCACAGGGGCCGGCCCAGATGACGCGGGCGCGAGGTCGGAGCTCGCGGGTCCGCCGTGGCCGCCTATCCTCATGGACCTCCTCGGCGTCTCCTACGGGCTCGACGGCGGCGACCTCGCGGGCTTGGCGCGAAGACAGTACCGCCACCTCGCCTTCTTGCAGCTGCTCAACGCGCTCCAGGAAGGCGATGCCGATGCCGACGGCGACGCGCCCGACCCGGGGCTCGAGCGGCTCGTGCTGGTTAGCCCCGCCGACGCGCACGCCATGCTCATGCCAGAGCTAGGAGCCagcaatggcgccgccgccgccgccaggggCCCAGGCCTGACGCTGGGCGAGTTGATTCTTGGCCCCGGGCTGGACTTGCTGCTGGAGTACCTGGCCGAGACCGACCCGAGCCGGCAAGGCACGCTGCCGGCGAAGATGGAGGCCGTTGCCGCATTGCCAACGGTAAAGGTAAGCGAGGCCGCGACCTGCCCGGTGTGCCTGGACGAGTTCGCGGCTGGCGGCGAGGCCAAGGAGATGCCGTGCAAGCACCGCTTCCACGACGTGTGCCTCCTGCCGTGGCTGGAGGCCAACAGCTCCTGCCCCGTCTGCAGGTACCAGCTGCCCACGGACGAGGCCACGGAGCCGGCCGGCAATGGCGCCGAGGAAACCGCCGACGAATCCAGTGGCAATGCAGGCCGCGACGTCGAGGGCGATAGCGACGGTGGAAGCAGTGGCAGGCGGCGGTGGCTCGCACGGCCTTTTGGTCGTTTTTTCTCGCGCAGATCGAATGGAAGCTCCTCGTCGTCGCGATGAAACTAACAATAATGGGAATCTGTTTAATTTGTTTTAGCTGTCTA encodes:
- the LOC125551586 gene encoding E3 ubiquitin-protein ligase SIRP1-like, which gives rise to MAEEPGATSRYYCHMCSVIVRPELGVEEVKCPHCRSGFVEEMADGRRSSNAVGDRGTTATGAGPDDAGARSELAGPPWPPILMDLLGVSYGLDGGDLAGLARRQYRHLAFLQLLNALQEGDADADGDAPDPGLERLVLVSPADAHAMLMPELGASNGAAAAARGPGLTLGELILGPGLDLLLEYLAETDPSRQGTLPAKMEAVAALPTVKVSEAATCPVCLDEFAAGGEAKEMPCKHRFHDVCLLPWLEANSSCPVCRYQLPTDEATEPAGNGAEETADESSGNAGRDVEGDSDGGSSGRRRWLARPFGRFFSRRSNGSSSSSR